The following coding sequences are from one Malaciobacter pacificus window:
- a CDS encoding M15 family metallopeptidase, whose amino-acid sequence MLKKYITKIILLFLCKGTIAFATSNIQKLKIAYPNHIKEIAENKIIFHDNSALLFDDKKEKNFFKKLINPSLKDQMSIKYTSVLENENYIPKKNEDPGRIRNYQFFKKIYGATQKEIKQNLIKIKWMPQTINKTLYVTTVNNIHEKLKKVSNELDKLSPELKQFVNNPAGTYKHREIAGTNRLSMHSYGIAIDINVNKSHYWKWDKKKNKFKHKNLIPLKIVKIFEKEGFIWGGRWFHYDTMHFEYRPELLIN is encoded by the coding sequence ATGTTAAAAAAGTATATAACTAAAATAATATTACTTTTTCTTTGTAAAGGCACTATTGCCTTTGCAACTTCTAATATACAAAAACTAAAAATTGCATATCCTAATCATATAAAAGAGATAGCTGAAAATAAAATCATCTTTCATGATAATAGTGCTTTATTATTTGATGACAAAAAAGAAAAAAACTTTTTTAAAAAGTTAATTAATCCTTCTTTAAAAGATCAAATGAGCATTAAATATACATCTGTTTTAGAAAATGAAAACTACATACCAAAAAAAAATGAAGACCCAGGAAGAATAAGAAATTATCAATTTTTCAAAAAAATATATGGTGCAACCCAAAAAGAAATAAAACAAAACCTCATAAAAATAAAATGGATGCCACAAACTATAAATAAAACTTTATATGTTACTACAGTTAATAATATACATGAAAAACTTAAAAAAGTCTCTAATGAACTTGATAAATTAAGTCCTGAATTAAAACAATTTGTTAATAATCCTGCTGGTACATATAAACACAGAGAAATAGCAGGGACTAATAGATTAAGTATGCATAGTTATGGAATTGCAATAGATATTAATGTTAATAAATCGCACTACTGGAAATGGGATAAAAAAAAGAATAAATTCAAACATAAAAACTTGATTCCATTAAAAATTGTAAAAATTTTTGAAAAAGAAGGTTTTATTTGGGGAGGTAGATGGTTTCACTATGATACTATGCATTTTGAATACAGACCAGAACTTTTAATTAATTAA
- the purE gene encoding 5-(carboxyamino)imidazole ribonucleotide mutase, with the protein MSKPLVGIIMGSDSDLPVMSAAAQMCEKFGISYEVTVVSAHRTPQRLVNYATKAEKRGLRVIIAGAGGAAHLPGMVASMTALPVVGVPVKGSSLEGMDSLLSIVQMPGGVPVATVAVNGAKNAGILAAQMIGVKSKEVRKKVSAYKKEMLDEVNEKIEKLDKLKYKDYLAQMPKK; encoded by the coding sequence ATGAGTAAACCATTAGTTGGAATTATTATGGGGTCTGATTCAGATCTTCCAGTTATGAGTGCAGCAGCACAAATGTGTGAAAAATTTGGTATTTCTTATGAAGTTACAGTTGTTTCAGCACACAGAACTCCTCAAAGGTTAGTAAATTATGCTACAAAAGCAGAAAAAAGAGGATTAAGAGTTATTATAGCTGGTGCTGGTGGTGCAGCACATTTACCTGGTATGGTTGCTTCTATGACTGCACTACCTGTTGTAGGTGTTCCTGTAAAAGGTTCTAGCTTAGAAGGAATGGATTCTTTATTATCAATTGTTCAAATGCCTGGTGGAGTTCCTGTTGCTACTGTTGCAGTTAATGGAGCAAAAAATGCAGGTATTTTAGCAGCACAAATGATTGGCGTTAAGTCAAAAGAAGTTAGAAAGAAAGTAAGTGCTTATAAAAAAGAAATGCTAGATGAAGTAAATGAAAAAATTGAAAAGCTAGATAAACTTAAGTATAAAGACTATTTAGCACAAATGCCAAAGAAGTAA
- a CDS encoding sodium-dependent bicarbonate transport family permease → MNIDLILQNILNPPILFFFLGMLAVFLKSDLSIPQPLPKFFSLYLLIAIGLHGGYELSKSGIDFDVFKALGLAILMAIIVPIYSFFILKTKLDSYNSVALAATYGSISAVTFITGITYLQTIGVEYGGYMVAAMTLMESPAIVIGLIFAAMLNKKDDTKDNSNTSLKEIFKEAFLNPSVFLLMGALFIGVVTGEKGWTSMEPLFGVLFKGFLAFFLLDMGLVAAKRIYELKKLGFFLIGFAIIMPIFNALIAMSLGYYFELSKGDAFLLALLSGSASYIAVPAAMRLSVPEANPGIYLPLSLAITFPFNISLGIPLYYFLINHLWG, encoded by the coding sequence ATGAATATTGATTTGATTTTACAAAATATTTTAAATCCACCTATTTTATTTTTCTTTTTAGGGATGTTAGCTGTTTTTTTAAAATCAGACCTTTCTATTCCTCAGCCCCTACCTAAGTTTTTTTCTTTATATCTTTTAATTGCAATAGGTTTACATGGTGGTTATGAATTATCTAAAAGTGGTATAGATTTTGACGTTTTTAAAGCACTTGGTTTAGCCATACTTATGGCTATAATAGTACCTATTTATAGTTTTTTTATATTAAAAACAAAATTAGACTCTTACAATAGTGTCGCTTTAGCTGCAACATACGGTTCTATTAGTGCAGTTACATTTATAACAGGTATAACATATCTTCAAACAATTGGAGTTGAATATGGTGGTTATATGGTTGCAGCTATGACATTAATGGAATCTCCAGCAATTGTTATAGGTCTTATTTTTGCAGCAATGTTAAATAAAAAAGATGATACAAAAGATAACTCAAACACAAGTTTAAAAGAAATTTTTAAAGAAGCTTTTTTAAATCCATCTGTTTTTTTACTAATGGGAGCATTGTTTATTGGAGTTGTAACTGGAGAAAAAGGTTGGACTTCAATGGAACCTCTTTTTGGAGTATTATTTAAAGGATTTTTAGCATTCTTTTTATTAGATATGGGATTAGTTGCTGCAAAAAGAATTTATGAGTTAAAGAAACTTGGATTTTTTCTAATTGGTTTTGCAATTATTATGCCAATCTTTAATGCCCTTATAGCAATGTCGTTAGGTTATTATTTTGAATTATCAAAAGGTGATGCCTTCTTGTTAGCATTATTAAGTGGTAGTGCTTCTTATATAGCTGTACCTGCAGCTATGAGATTATCAGTTCCAGAAGCTAATCCAGGTATTTATTTGCCATTAAGTTTAGCCATTACTTTCCCATTTAATATTTCACTTGGGATACCGCTTTACTATTTTTTAATTAATCATTTGTGGGGATAA
- the rnc gene encoding ribonuclease III gives MSDYSQLERCLGYQFKEKNLIIEALTHKSFKKPYNNERLEFLGDAVLNLIVGEYLYKKFPKSNEGELSKIRASLVNETGFTKLAKEINLGDYIYISSAEERNKGRTKASILSDAFEAIMGAIYLESGLEVLKPIILKLLEESYDKINLDVLFSDYKTALQEITQAKFASIPEYRIEGSYGPDHKKEFEVSIWIDGQTYGTAKGKSKKLAQQAVAKIAIDILKGEEK, from the coding sequence ATGAGTGATTATTCACAATTAGAGAGGTGTTTGGGTTATCAGTTTAAAGAAAAAAATCTGATAATCGAAGCACTTACGCACAAAAGCTTTAAAAAGCCATATAATAATGAAAGATTAGAGTTTTTAGGAGATGCTGTTTTAAACTTAATAGTTGGAGAATATCTTTATAAAAAGTTTCCAAAATCTAATGAAGGTGAATTATCTAAAATAAGAGCTAGTTTAGTAAATGAAACAGGATTTACTAAACTTGCAAAAGAGATAAACCTAGGAGATTATATCTATATTTCTAGTGCTGAAGAGAGAAATAAAGGACGAACAAAAGCTTCAATACTTTCTGATGCTTTTGAAGCTATTATGGGAGCAATTTATTTAGAGTCAGGACTTGAAGTATTAAAGCCAATAATATTAAAACTACTTGAAGAATCTTATGACAAAATCAATTTGGATGTATTATTTAGTGATTATAAAACTGCTCTTCAAGAGATAACTCAAGCAAAATTTGCTTCAATTCCAGAGTATAGAATTGAGGGTTCATATGGACCTGATCATAAAAAAGAGTTTGAAGTTTCAATTTGGATTGATGGACAAACTTATGGAACAGCAAAAGGAAAAAGTAAGAAATTAGCACAACAAGCAGTAGCAAAAATAGCTATTGATATATTAAAAGGTGAAGAGAAATAA
- a CDS encoding P-II family nitrogen regulator, whose product MKGMKKIEIIVESIYIKRVLDLFAKKEITGYTIIRDIEGCGGHGLKTADEVTDVGSNSYIFTVCEDEKFKNMIEDVRSFIKRHGGKCIITDVMLLQ is encoded by the coding sequence ATGAAAGGTATGAAAAAAATTGAAATAATTGTAGAATCAATCTATATAAAAAGGGTATTAGACCTTTTTGCAAAAAAAGAGATTACTGGCTACACAATTATTAGGGACATTGAAGGTTGTGGTGGTCATGGCTTAAAAACTGCCGATGAAGTTACTGATGTTGGAAGTAATAGTTATATTTTTACAGTTTGTGAAGATGAAAAGTTTAAAAATATGATTGAAGATGTTAGAAGCTTTATAAAAAGACATGGTGGCAAGTGTATTATTACTGATGTAATGTTATTGCAATAA
- the aroC gene encoding chorismate synthase, translating to MNTFGHRFRFTTFGESHGKALGCIVDGVPAGIKIDEEFIQNEMDRRKPGKNKYATARKEGDVVEILSGVFEGFTTGTSIAMVIFNENQKSKDYSNIKDLFRPGHADFTYFNKYGIRDYRGGGRSSARETAARVAAGAIAKLMLKELGVKIQSGICEIDGISAEEFDFSNVAGSEIFALDKNVEQAQKDAIMAAKNKHNSVGGVALINVSNVPVGLGEPLYHKLDSQIANAMVSINAVKAIEIGDGILASKVKGYDNNDQIRANGFKSNHSGGMLGGISNGEDINVKVYFKATPSIFIKQETIDIYNHEVDCELKGRHDPCVAVRGSVVAESMMSLVLADMVLLNMSSKIENVKKVYN from the coding sequence ATGAATACATTTGGACATAGATTTAGATTTACAACTTTTGGAGAATCTCACGGTAAAGCCCTTGGTTGTATTGTCGATGGAGTACCTGCTGGAATTAAAATTGATGAAGAGTTTATTCAAAATGAAATGGATAGAAGAAAACCTGGAAAAAATAAATATGCAACAGCAAGAAAAGAAGGTGATGTAGTTGAAATACTTTCAGGAGTTTTTGAAGGCTTCACTACTGGTACTTCTATTGCTATGGTAATTTTCAATGAAAACCAAAAATCAAAAGATTATTCAAATATAAAAGATCTTTTCAGACCCGGACATGCTGATTTTACATACTTTAATAAATATGGAATTAGAGACTATAGAGGTGGTGGAAGAAGTAGTGCTAGAGAAACAGCAGCTAGAGTAGCAGCTGGAGCAATTGCAAAACTAATGTTAAAAGAACTTGGAGTTAAAATTCAAAGTGGTATTTGTGAAATTGATGGAATTAGTGCAGAAGAGTTTGATTTTTCAAATGTAGCAGGTTCAGAAATTTTTGCCTTAGATAAAAATGTAGAGCAAGCTCAAAAAGATGCAATAATGGCTGCAAAAAACAAACACAATAGTGTTGGTGGTGTTGCACTAATCAATGTATCAAATGTTCCAGTAGGTCTTGGTGAACCACTTTATCATAAACTTGATTCTCAAATTGCAAATGCAATGGTTAGTATCAATGCAGTAAAAGCCATAGAGATTGGTGATGGAATCCTAGCTTCAAAAGTTAAAGGATATGATAATAATGACCAAATAAGAGCTAATGGATTTAAATCTAACCACAGTGGTGGAATGCTTGGTGGTATTTCAAATGGTGAAGATATTAATGTAAAAGTATACTTTAAAGCAACTCCATCAATTTTTATAAAACAAGAGACAATAGATATTTATAATCATGAAGTTGATTGTGAATTAAAAGGTAGGCATGACCCTTGTGTTGCCGTTAGAGGAAGTGTAGTAGCTGAATCTATGATGAGTTTAGTATTAGCTGATATGGTTTTACTAAACATGTCTTCAAAAATAGAAAATGTTAAAAAAGTATATAACTAA
- the rnhA gene encoding ribonuclease HI, producing MKQINLYSDGSSLGNPGPGGWGTILEYKGKEKELSGGQDNTTNNQMELKGVIEGLKALKEPCNVHVISDSSYVVKAINEWLVGWVRNNWRNASKKPVKNVELWQEYLEVSKPHNVTATWVKGHDGHEHNERCDILARTFAENLKKEKNNE from the coding sequence ATGAAGCAAATCAATCTTTACAGTGATGGTTCTTCACTAGGAAATCCAGGACCAGGTGGTTGGGGAACAATCTTAGAGTACAAAGGGAAAGAGAAAGAGCTAAGTGGTGGTCAAGATAACACTACAAATAATCAAATGGAATTAAAAGGTGTTATTGAAGGACTAAAAGCATTAAAAGAACCATGCAATGTTCATGTTATATCTGATTCATCTTATGTAGTAAAAGCTATCAATGAATGGCTAGTTGGGTGGGTAAGAAATAACTGGCGAAATGCTAGTAAAAAACCTGTAAAAAATGTAGAACTATGGCAAGAATATCTTGAAGTTTCTAAGCCACATAATGTAACAGCGACATGGGTAAAAGGTCATGATGGACATGAGCATAATGAAAGATGTGATATACTTGCAAGAACATTTGCGGAAAATTTAAAAAAGGAGAAAAATAATGAGTGA
- a CDS encoding 5-(carboxyamino)imidazole ribonucleotide synthase produces MNKDFNYSNLKLGIIGGGQLGKIMSQKAKKMGFHVTILDPTFNCPAAQVSDKHIIGGFYDKEKLEQLVQESDVTTFELEHVDTTILKELFDNGHSIAPSPYVMELIQNKYEQKKLLDEKGIPVPAYKDVKTPEDLASFGFPVVQKSKLGGYDGQGVQVLKSQEDANTKAIQAESFIEEMVDIDKELAIIVARNIEGEIKCYPVVEMLFDERVNICDSVMAPANISKEIEEKSIEVSIKAIQALDGVGIFGVELFLTKSGEVQVNEIAPRPHNSGHYTVEACATSQFEQIIRAVTNLPLGSTKLISPAVMINLLGEVGYEGEPFIEGIHDALEIPELSFHFYGKSFTKPFRKMGHVTVLDDDINEALNKANKAKQILKIKGSKEV; encoded by the coding sequence ATGAACAAAGATTTTAATTATTCTAATTTAAAACTAGGAATTATTGGTGGGGGACAGCTTGGTAAAATTATGTCTCAAAAAGCAAAAAAAATGGGTTTCCATGTAACTATACTTGACCCAACATTTAATTGTCCAGCAGCGCAAGTTTCAGATAAACATATAATAGGTGGTTTTTATGATAAAGAAAAACTTGAGCAGTTAGTACAAGAAAGCGATGTTACTACCTTTGAATTAGAACATGTTGATACAACTATTTTAAAAGAGTTATTTGATAATGGACACAGTATAGCTCCTTCTCCTTATGTGATGGAACTAATACAAAATAAATATGAACAAAAGAAACTTTTAGATGAAAAAGGTATACCTGTTCCAGCTTATAAAGATGTAAAAACTCCTGAAGACTTAGCTTCTTTTGGCTTCCCTGTTGTTCAAAAGAGTAAACTTGGTGGATATGATGGACAAGGTGTTCAAGTACTAAAAAGTCAAGAAGATGCAAATACAAAAGCGATACAAGCTGAATCTTTTATAGAAGAAATGGTTGATATAGATAAAGAACTTGCAATAATAGTAGCTAGAAATATTGAAGGTGAAATTAAATGTTACCCTGTAGTTGAAATGCTATTTGATGAAAGAGTAAACATCTGTGATTCAGTTATGGCCCCTGCAAACATTTCTAAGGAGATTGAAGAGAAGTCAATTGAAGTATCTATAAAAGCTATTCAAGCTTTAGATGGTGTTGGAATCTTTGGTGTTGAATTATTTCTTACAAAATCAGGAGAAGTTCAAGTTAATGAAATTGCTCCAAGACCACATAACTCAGGACACTATACAGTAGAGGCATGTGCAACATCTCAATTTGAACAAATCATTAGAGCAGTAACAAACTTACCACTTGGTTCAACTAAATTAATTTCACCAGCAGTTATGATAAACTTATTAGGTGAAGTAGGGTACGAAGGTGAACCATTTATTGAAGGAATTCATGATGCTTTAGAGATTCCTGAATTATCATTCCATTTTTATGGAAAATCATTTACGAAACCATTTAGAAAAATGGGACATGTTACTGTATTAGATGATGATATTAATGAGGCATTAAATAAAGCGAATAAAGCAAAACAAATCTTAAAAATAAAAGGGAGCAAAGAAGTATGA